The Humulus lupulus chromosome 4, drHumLupu1.1, whole genome shotgun sequence genome has a window encoding:
- the LOC133830934 gene encoding homeobox-leucine zipper protein ATHB-40-like: LSSELGIDPRQVADWFQNRRARSKTKKLEEEYSSLTYVVHDKGCLESEVLKLKEQLSDVEKKIQRLTERVDCVSSNGPSSSLLMEAAMDPPFLGEFGVVEEYDDVFYAPDNSYFNNSMEWMNMYMYM, from the exons ttgtCTTCGGAGTTAGGCATTGACCCTCGCCAAGTCGCTGATTGGTTCCAAAACCGAAGGGCTCGTTCGAAGACCAAGAAATTGGAAGAAGAGTACTCTAGCTTGACCTATGTTGTTCATGACAAAGGCTGTCTTGAATCAGAG GTACTTAAACTGAAGGAACAATTGTCAGATGTAGAGAAGAAGATCCAACGGCTGACAGAGCGCGTGGACTGCGTGTCGAGTAACGGCCCTAGCTCTTCGCTGTTGATGGAAGCGGCCATGGACCCACCATTTTTGGGGGAGTTTGGGGTAGTGGAAGAATACGACGACGTTTTTTACGCGCCGGATAACAGCTACTTTAATAATAGCATGGAATGGatgaatatgtatatgtatatgtga
- the LOC133830936 gene encoding protein XRI1-like, whose protein sequence is MDCDNDKSAQWGWQKDSYFQKDPNYVMSEGLWNGVAQNEEDISYMFDEEITPVKACMDLEYHVDHKDTMNKEVEECRESFSQMKRRRMLQFTNDDFDNSLLYDEISFVFLKLNVHLQYPSTLDCHTKSIL, encoded by the exons ATGGACTGCGACAACGACAA AAGTGCGCAATGGGGTTGGCAAAAGGATAGTTATTTCCAAAAGGATCCAAATTACG TCATGTCTGAAGGTCTTTGGAATGGAGTGGCTCAGAATGAAGAAGATATTTCTTATATGTTTGATGAGGAAATAACCCCAGTTAAGGCCTGCATGGATTTGGAATACCATGTTGACCATAAAG ATACTATGAACAAGGAAGTTGAAGAATGTAGGGAGTCCTTTTCACAAATGAAGAGGCGCCGGATGCTACAGTTTACCAATGATGACTTTGATAACTCCCTTCTCTATGATGAGATTTCTTTCGTCTTCCTTAAATTAAATGTTCATTTGCAATATCCCTCTACATTGGATTGTCATACTAAAAGCATTTTATAA